In Gigantopelta aegis isolate Gae_Host chromosome 6, Gae_host_genome, whole genome shotgun sequence, the following are encoded in one genomic region:
- the LOC121374885 gene encoding uncharacterized protein LOC121374885 isoform X2 — protein MARNEEKQLARLNRFYLQKDKEAQQKKNPPRPRLETLNTSAEIQKWLPSIKRDLNFYIKQSEVTCYPQSKIDQFSRKINGLKWEYRAFVRKLRELNPGLEVTPWTDRPYAGHKRKAEPESSDAASDLLDFTKEDYTTSNLEIYSPASTNIPSTNCESFPLCDKHVELKKAVSTDTTTDNSLIKDHDSSHIDEDSVHVFQFIPLSTPVLEKDSCYISMYGYNKPASVILNSNKQLEDAPLEFSNRNSTTERSSNKASQNEDKLDNGVSIQCVNVKLQKLNSVAGEPVDGSLIINFETDEQDKPLKFDSGKSRTCQNNGRYSINRVVDILDSVTHQHSVIVASDVKGSSSFLNQTHLPTNNTKAEHSELEKNCSEGSSLLVVPYSDSESETET, from the exons ATGGCtagaaatgaagaaaaacagcTGGCCAGATTGAATCGCTTTTACTTGCAAAAAGATAAAGAAG CACAACAAAAGAAGAATCCCCCAAGGCCTCGGCTG GAAACCTTAAACACATCAGCTGAGATTCAGAAGTGGTTGCCATCCATCAAGCGAGATCTTAACTTCTACataaaa CAAAGTGAAGTGACCTGTTACCCACAAAGTAAAATCGACCAGTTTTCAAGGAAGATAAATGGTTTAAAATGGGAATACAGAGCATTTGTGCGGAAGCTTCGTGAATTAAACCCTGGGCTGGAAGTAACTCCATGGACTGATCGACCCTATGCAGGACACAAAAGAAAAGCTGAACCAGAAAGTTCAG ACGCTGCCTCTGATCTTCTAGATTTTACTAAAGAAGATTACACAACTAGTAATTTAGAAATTTACAGCCCTGCATCAACTAATATACCAAGCACTAACTGTGAAAGTTTTCCCCTTTGTGACAAACATGTAGAATTAAAGAAGGCAGTTAGTACTGATACCACAACAGACAATTCTTTGATCAAAGATCATGATTCCAGTCACATCGATGAAGACTCTGTACATGTTTTTCAATTCATTCCTCTCAGCACACCAGTTCTTGAAAAAGACTCTTGCTACATTTCCATGTATGGATACAATAAGCCTGCTTCTGTGATTTTAAATTCCAACAAGCAGTTAGAAGATGCACCTTTAGAATTCAGTAACAGGAATTCCACAACAGAAAGAAGTTCAAACAAAGCTTCACAAAATGAAGACAAACTTGATAATGGTGTTAGCATACAGTGTGTGAATGTAAAGTTACAGAAGTTAAACAGTGTTGCAGGGGAACCTGTTGATGgaagtttaataattaattttgaaacagatGAACAGGACAAACCTCTCAAATTTGACAGTGGTAAATCAAGGACATGTCAGAATAATGGACGGTACAGTATAAACCGAGTTGTTGATATTTTGGATAGTGTTACACATCAACACTCAGTCATTGTAGCTTCAGATGTCAAGGGAAGCTCTTCATTTTTAAACCAAACACATCTTCCTACAAATAATACTAAAGCAGAACATTCAGAACTCGAAAAGAATTGTTCTGAAGGTTCCTCATTACTTGTTGTTCCATATTCCGACTCGGAGAGTGAAACAGAGACATAG
- the LOC121374885 gene encoding uncharacterized protein LOC121374885 isoform X1, with protein MKYIYAMARNEEKQLARLNRFYLQKDKEAQQKKNPPRPRLETLNTSAEIQKWLPSIKRDLNFYIKQSEVTCYPQSKIDQFSRKINGLKWEYRAFVRKLRELNPGLEVTPWTDRPYAGHKRKAEPESSDAASDLLDFTKEDYTTSNLEIYSPASTNIPSTNCESFPLCDKHVELKKAVSTDTTTDNSLIKDHDSSHIDEDSVHVFQFIPLSTPVLEKDSCYISMYGYNKPASVILNSNKQLEDAPLEFSNRNSTTERSSNKASQNEDKLDNGVSIQCVNVKLQKLNSVAGEPVDGSLIINFETDEQDKPLKFDSGKSRTCQNNGRYSINRVVDILDSVTHQHSVIVASDVKGSSSFLNQTHLPTNNTKAEHSELEKNCSEGSSLLVVPYSDSESETET; from the exons tgaaatatatttatgcTATGGCtagaaatgaagaaaaacagcTGGCCAGATTGAATCGCTTTTACTTGCAAAAAGATAAAGAAG CACAACAAAAGAAGAATCCCCCAAGGCCTCGGCTG GAAACCTTAAACACATCAGCTGAGATTCAGAAGTGGTTGCCATCCATCAAGCGAGATCTTAACTTCTACataaaa CAAAGTGAAGTGACCTGTTACCCACAAAGTAAAATCGACCAGTTTTCAAGGAAGATAAATGGTTTAAAATGGGAATACAGAGCATTTGTGCGGAAGCTTCGTGAATTAAACCCTGGGCTGGAAGTAACTCCATGGACTGATCGACCCTATGCAGGACACAAAAGAAAAGCTGAACCAGAAAGTTCAG ACGCTGCCTCTGATCTTCTAGATTTTACTAAAGAAGATTACACAACTAGTAATTTAGAAATTTACAGCCCTGCATCAACTAATATACCAAGCACTAACTGTGAAAGTTTTCCCCTTTGTGACAAACATGTAGAATTAAAGAAGGCAGTTAGTACTGATACCACAACAGACAATTCTTTGATCAAAGATCATGATTCCAGTCACATCGATGAAGACTCTGTACATGTTTTTCAATTCATTCCTCTCAGCACACCAGTTCTTGAAAAAGACTCTTGCTACATTTCCATGTATGGATACAATAAGCCTGCTTCTGTGATTTTAAATTCCAACAAGCAGTTAGAAGATGCACCTTTAGAATTCAGTAACAGGAATTCCACAACAGAAAGAAGTTCAAACAAAGCTTCACAAAATGAAGACAAACTTGATAATGGTGTTAGCATACAGTGTGTGAATGTAAAGTTACAGAAGTTAAACAGTGTTGCAGGGGAACCTGTTGATGgaagtttaataattaattttgaaacagatGAACAGGACAAACCTCTCAAATTTGACAGTGGTAAATCAAGGACATGTCAGAATAATGGACGGTACAGTATAAACCGAGTTGTTGATATTTTGGATAGTGTTACACATCAACACTCAGTCATTGTAGCTTCAGATGTCAAGGGAAGCTCTTCATTTTTAAACCAAACACATCTTCCTACAAATAATACTAAAGCAGAACATTCAGAACTCGAAAAGAATTGTTCTGAAGGTTCCTCATTACTTGTTGTTCCATATTCCGACTCGGAGAGTGAAACAGAGACATAG